A genomic segment from Flammeovirga pectinis encodes:
- a CDS encoding FAD-dependent oxidoreductase: MENRKRIIIIGGLSAGPSAAAKARRTDENAEIILFEKTANISYATCGIPYAFSGKIKDRNKLLVVKPELLRKRFNIDVHLEEPVINIDPENHTVTTQKGDYTYDKLVYATGGSAITPPLNGLAQFQNWAHAKTIEDFDRIVKSNALENAKNITIIGAGLIGLETAENLVQIGKKVTIVELGKHILGPWDDKFTTMGEKVLEDNGLRLELGKKGEKIEPDGTLLLNDGTSIPTDYLIMSIGVKPITEMLTSKGAKALPNGALIVNSKMETNLPDIYAAGDCASIPNVVTNSDGWFPMGTHSNKGGRVAGANAVGAEEHFPGGYGTAIMEMFDHTIARTGAGPKILDREGIPFESTFIIANSHPGFYPGGKDMFIEIYYTPDTHVILGAELFGEKGVDKRTDVLATAIYAKLTIEDLPNLDLAYAPPFSPAKDPVIVAGFVAQNSQKGLYKEVNATVAKEAFTANKEITILDVRNPQELENAGIIHEDALNIPLDSLRDNLAQIPTSKPIYITCAKGLRGYLASLILAHNGFTNLHNIAGGFTAWKKING; this comes from the coding sequence ATGGAAAATAGAAAGCGTATTATCATTATTGGGGGTTTATCTGCTGGTCCTTCTGCAGCTGCAAAAGCAAGAAGAACAGATGAAAATGCTGAAATTATATTGTTTGAAAAAACAGCAAATATCAGTTACGCTACATGCGGAATTCCTTATGCTTTCTCTGGTAAAATAAAGGATAGAAATAAACTCCTTGTTGTAAAACCAGAATTACTCCGTAAAAGGTTTAATATAGATGTCCATTTAGAAGAACCTGTAATTAATATAGATCCAGAAAACCATACTGTTACTACTCAAAAAGGTGATTATACTTACGACAAATTAGTTTACGCAACTGGTGGCTCGGCAATTACTCCTCCATTAAATGGATTAGCACAATTTCAAAATTGGGCACATGCAAAAACAATAGAAGATTTTGATAGAATTGTAAAATCAAATGCTCTTGAAAATGCCAAAAATATTACAATTATTGGAGCAGGCTTAATTGGTTTAGAAACAGCGGAAAATCTTGTTCAGATTGGTAAAAAAGTAACTATTGTAGAACTAGGAAAACATATTTTAGGACCTTGGGATGATAAATTCACCACTATGGGCGAGAAAGTTCTTGAAGACAATGGTCTCCGTCTTGAGTTGGGTAAAAAAGGAGAAAAAATTGAACCTGATGGTACTTTACTTTTAAATGATGGCACAAGTATTCCAACAGATTACTTAATCATGTCTATTGGTGTAAAACCGATTACAGAGATGCTTACTTCTAAGGGGGCAAAAGCACTTCCAAATGGAGCATTGATTGTAAATTCTAAAATGGAAACCAATTTACCTGATATTTATGCAGCTGGAGATTGTGCTTCTATTCCTAACGTAGTCACTAATTCTGATGGGTGGTTTCCTATGGGAACACATTCAAATAAGGGTGGCCGAGTAGCTGGTGCAAACGCTGTAGGAGCTGAAGAGCATTTTCCTGGTGGATACGGAACTGCTATTATGGAAATGTTTGACCATACCATTGCAAGAACAGGAGCTGGTCCTAAAATTTTAGATCGTGAGGGTATTCCTTTTGAGTCTACTTTTATTATTGCCAATTCTCATCCTGGTTTTTACCCTGGAGGGAAAGATATGTTTATAGAAATATATTACACTCCAGATACGCACGTAATTCTTGGTGCAGAATTATTTGGAGAAAAAGGGGTAGATAAAAGAACAGATGTGTTAGCTACAGCAATTTATGCTAAACTAACTATAGAAGACCTTCCAAACCTAGACCTTGCATATGCTCCGCCTTTTTCCCCAGCAAAAGACCCTGTAATTGTTGCAGGTTTTGTTGCTCAAAATTCTCAGAAGGGGTTATATAAAGAAGTAAATGCTACCGTTGCTAAAGAAGCATTTACTGCCAATAAAGAGATCACTATTCTTGATGTTAGAAATCCACAAGAATTAGAAAATGCAGGTATTATTCATGAAGATGCTTTAAATATTCCTTTAGACTCTCTTCGTGATAATCTAGCACAAATTCCAACTTCTAAACCTATATATATTACTTGTGCAAAAGGTTTAAGAGGCTATTTAGCTTCTTTAATACTCGCTCACAATGGGTTTACTAACCTTCATAATATTGCTGGTGGATTTACAGCTTGGAAAAAAATAAATGGCTAA
- a CDS encoding tetratricopeptide repeat protein, protein MVKQFILKYFALLYFLSSFTFLPSTTFADNSKQNDQEKLEIYLDKAFHALRNLSDSTVFYSEHLLNLSKGNNNIKGENFAYQILGSYYLKKGQITLGFDYQMRALALSESEKDWTNVSTINNNIGVYFFRKKDYKKALKYYQAALKAIHKDMEEAAEITIDQYDHEVSMMLNIGEVYLMWEQYELALKYEEAALINAMKYKFLDSEAYILAVKAQILYKIGKEKQALTHIAEALTYFRKTANVDAQLEYELIYAQYQFKSNYYVKARKSALSVLALSEKKEAKHWNCEAYELLSIIEKQTGNWKAAFQYQSKYTLLKEELDNNEITARLTDIKESYDADKKNAEIYALKIQNELTGQVVSHQTKFIYVMVIVLFLGIISVYFLLKFNNNIKSAYHKITEKNSEIEAQSEEILSQRDHLQEYVEMLDSKNRRISSALNYAHRIQSATLPSRASIELLVDKLILFYKPRDIVSGDFYYSSGILERNNEKIGVVAGLDCTGHGIPGAFMSLIGNGILNELIKVENYIDPSEILEQLNSRIQDTLKQKDFSTVQDGMDISICTINYTQQTATVSSAKSSWLYFQNGEMHVMKGCRRSIGGIDLNTHRFINHTIDISENPVDIYFYSDGFQDQIGGPKNKKFLVKRFRDLIHNLHKLTPNKQEELLQLSLDDWKSIEEEPQTDDILVFGFSLKA, encoded by the coding sequence GTGGTAAAACAATTTATATTAAAATATTTCGCGCTTTTATATTTTCTGAGTTCATTTACTTTTCTACCTTCTACTACTTTTGCTGATAATTCGAAGCAAAATGACCAAGAAAAATTAGAGATTTATCTAGACAAAGCTTTTCATGCCTTAAGAAATTTATCGGATTCAACAGTTTTTTATTCTGAACACCTTCTCAACTTATCAAAGGGTAATAATAACATCAAGGGAGAAAACTTTGCCTATCAAATACTAGGGTCGTATTACCTAAAAAAAGGACAAATCACTTTAGGGTTCGATTACCAAATGCGTGCTTTAGCATTGTCTGAATCTGAAAAGGATTGGACAAACGTATCAACAATTAATAATAATATTGGTGTATATTTTTTTCGGAAGAAAGATTACAAAAAAGCGTTGAAATATTATCAAGCAGCATTAAAAGCTATTCATAAAGATATGGAAGAAGCAGCAGAAATAACTATTGATCAATATGATCATGAAGTTAGTATGATGCTTAATATTGGCGAGGTGTATTTGATGTGGGAGCAATATGAATTGGCTTTGAAATATGAAGAAGCAGCATTAATAAATGCAATGAAATATAAATTTTTGGATTCTGAAGCCTATATTTTAGCTGTAAAAGCCCAAATTTTATATAAGATTGGAAAAGAAAAACAGGCTTTAACTCACATAGCCGAAGCATTGACTTATTTTAGAAAAACAGCTAATGTTGATGCACAATTAGAATATGAACTCATCTACGCTCAGTATCAATTTAAATCAAATTATTATGTTAAAGCAAGAAAGTCTGCATTATCTGTTTTAGCATTAAGTGAGAAAAAAGAAGCAAAACATTGGAACTGTGAGGCCTACGAATTATTATCAATTATAGAAAAACAAACAGGTAATTGGAAAGCGGCTTTTCAATATCAATCAAAATATACGTTGTTAAAAGAAGAGCTTGATAATAACGAAATAACAGCTCGATTAACAGATATAAAAGAATCTTATGATGCAGATAAAAAGAATGCTGAAATTTATGCACTAAAGATTCAGAATGAGTTAACAGGGCAGGTGGTAAGCCATCAGACCAAGTTTATCTATGTGATGGTAATTGTGTTGTTTCTAGGTATTATAAGTGTTTACTTCTTATTAAAATTCAATAATAATATTAAGAGTGCATATCATAAGATTACAGAGAAAAATTCTGAAATTGAAGCACAATCTGAAGAAATTTTATCTCAACGTGATCATTTACAGGAATATGTGGAGATGCTTGATTCTAAAAATAGACGAATTTCTTCTGCTTTAAATTATGCACATAGAATACAATCTGCAACTTTACCATCTAGAGCATCAATAGAACTTTTAGTAGACAAATTAATTTTGTTTTATAAACCCAGAGATATTGTTTCAGGAGATTTTTACTATTCATCTGGTATTTTAGAAAGGAATAATGAAAAGATAGGTGTTGTGGCAGGGTTGGATTGTACAGGACATGGAATACCTGGTGCTTTTATGTCGTTGATTGGTAATGGTATTTTAAATGAACTAATTAAGGTAGAGAATTATATAGACCCAAGCGAAATTTTAGAACAACTGAATAGTCGTATTCAAGATACATTGAAACAGAAAGATTTTTCTACAGTTCAAGATGGAATGGATATATCTATTTGTACGATCAATTATACTCAACAGACAGCAACGGTAAGTAGTGCTAAAAGTTCATGGTTGTACTTTCAAAACGGAGAAATGCACGTTATGAAAGGATGTAGAAGAAGTATAGGCGGTATAGATTTAAATACACATCGGTTTATTAATCATACTATAGATATAAGTGAAAATCCCGTAGATATTTATTTTTATTCTGATGGATTTCAAGATCAAATAGGAGGTCCCAAAAACAAAAAGTTCCTGGTGAAAAGATTTAGAGATTTGATTCATAATTTACATAAGCTAACACCAAACAAGCAGGAAGAGTTATTACAACTGTCTTTAGATGATTGGAAATCAATAGAGGAAGAACCACAGACAGATGATATTTTAGTTTTTGGGTTTTCTCTAAAAGCATAA
- the tnpA gene encoding IS200/IS605 family transposase has translation MTQEYRKGHHTVTRLTVHIVFATKYRYQVLEGDIQKRCRSLLIQICEVEGIEILKGVVSKDHVHIHIEYPPTKSLSDILKRMKGRTSRLLQQEYPSLGKRYWGKHFWAGGYGAWSTGNITDEMVNDYLEHHRSDMDDNSNFMLE, from the coding sequence ATGACACAGGAGTATAGAAAAGGTCATCATACAGTGACTAGGTTGACCGTCCATATAGTTTTTGCGACTAAATATCGTTATCAAGTTCTAGAAGGAGATATTCAAAAACGATGTAGATCTCTTCTCATTCAAATTTGTGAAGTAGAAGGTATTGAGATCCTAAAAGGAGTTGTAAGTAAAGATCATGTTCATATCCACATAGAGTACCCTCCGACTAAAAGTCTTAGTGATATTTTGAAACGTATGAAAGGTCGAACTTCAAGGTTACTTCAACAAGAATATCCTAGTTTAGGAAAAAGGTATTGGGGTAAGCATTTTTGGGCAGGAGGTTACGGCGCTTGGAGTACAGGTAACATTACAGACGAAATGGTCAACGACTATTTAGAACATCATAGGAGCGATATGGACGATAATTCCAACTTCATGTTGGAATAA
- a CDS encoding MTH1187 family thiamine-binding protein, whose amino-acid sequence MGVIMNFAIFPIDKGDHIGEYVSKVVQHIKETGLTYQFSPMGTIIEAETVTELLKVVDDAYKIMDSISDRIYCVMNMDSNKNKSNMIKSKTASVEKRIGTVNK is encoded by the coding sequence ATGGGCGTAATAATGAATTTTGCCATCTTTCCAATAGACAAAGGAGATCATATTGGAGAGTATGTAAGTAAAGTAGTGCAACATATTAAGGAAACGGGTTTAACATATCAGTTTTCTCCAATGGGTACAATTATAGAGGCAGAAACAGTAACGGAACTCTTAAAAGTAGTGGATGATGCTTACAAAATAATGGACTCTATTTCAGACCGTATTTATTGCGTAATGAATATGGATTCTAATAAGAATAAATCGAACATGATTAAATCAAAAACGGCTTCTGTTGAAAAACGAATTGGAACTGTAAATAAGTAA
- a CDS encoding two-component regulator propeller domain-containing protein, giving the protein MNTKIYQLTFFLLLFSSVLFAQNKLSQKYNFVHIGAEKGLTQTAISDILMDKDGYIWMGTWKGLFRYDAYAMHSYFAVIDDSTKLQSDYINCLYEDHNNTLWIGTMGGLYRYERKFDQFKRIDFQLNKVMKVLKIVPRKNQNEVWLCTVNGLYLYNKKDEQLTKILNNKAVTNVLEIENLLWVGTKSGLLVVDQKGQIDTDFLALIKPINLSNKSIINLFQDKRGKIWIASWKLFSFNPKTDEFKIEDQDLEVWDFLELDNELWFATTDGICVLNQETLQKRVIKQDRKNTRGLSEDFLTTLYQDKKENIWIGGFRKGAYFYSPHNNLFELISKDLGGLEILQHNRVMDIYCEDSTAVWFATDGGGISKLNVQTQEHLPLTTLSAFKNKAILSIKRDKKGIFWLSTWGDGLYSYNKETNKIKQFKHIEGDPTTFPENNIWQTFEDSEGNFWVSIHEMGLCLFDTDKGEVIERIIHKQKEVEFLTSFYIFEDRDKCIYFCNTQGLIVYDLKSKTSKIYFQEGGKQNTLPGYSVNCGLEDSKGNIWLGTNNGLALFDKKKQKFYKKGGELGIRGPRVQAIEEDDEGNLWLAVNNQLVKYSTLTEEIVVFTTDDIGINGEFIIGASYTLANRQMLFGSTNGVVVFNPKSIMINKQKSPVKLVDFSLFNKKVTLETEDSPLKHVIDQTDRIQLKHYQNVFSIDFSTLNYVQSEQNKYMYLLEGFDKDWQFIGYKRSATFTNLNAGEYTFRVKGANNDGIWNEAKPLIIEQLPPFWLTWWAKLLYVVLFISLIYFFYRFLINRHKLERAIEISRIEGQKKAEVNKFREQFFTNISHELRTPLTLIVSPLQAIQKEGENYKFKENQQVFKLMHSNAERLLRLINQLMDFRKVENGLLKVQEKSGDIIRFIKDTSQLYCYQAQQMKIVFTIETAPASLWVNFDHDKLEKIIHNLLSNAFKYTSEGGNITVNAFLIEKIDSYYTLEVKVTDDGVGIAKEDIDNIFSRYYMVENSSAKGTGIGLTLTKELVELCKGNINVESTVGEGTSFNVQLSFEGTLPTTSTVNNEENNFLIEAPDLPKSNTETKQKQATILVIDDNIDIQTYLKIELSTIYTICLANNGAEGLKVAIDKTPDLIISDVMMPLMDGMELCHKLKSNIATSHIPVLLLTAKHSDKSHLQGLTQGADEFISKPFNIEILKTRIAYHLKLRKDLQLKFKTEGFIKPKEITTSDPDKEFLDKLYKLVFDELENPEFNTKVLCEKMGMSRTLLHTKLKVLTACSTAEFIKSARMINAAKLLKDQHIQIKEVAYSCGYLNPQQFSNTFVKYHGMSPSKYQEQEEEEKSNYLSKKAVYIVKNND; this is encoded by the coding sequence ATGAATACTAAAATATACCAACTAACATTTTTTCTACTTCTATTTTCATCTGTGTTGTTTGCACAAAACAAATTAAGTCAGAAGTATAATTTTGTGCATATAGGTGCAGAAAAAGGGCTCACTCAAACAGCTATTAGCGATATCCTTATGGATAAGGATGGCTATATTTGGATGGGGACCTGGAAGGGATTATTCCGTTACGATGCTTATGCAATGCACAGTTACTTTGCAGTAATCGATGATTCAACAAAATTACAATCCGATTATATTAATTGCCTTTACGAAGACCATAATAATACTTTATGGATTGGTACTATGGGAGGATTGTATAGGTATGAAAGGAAATTTGACCAATTTAAAAGAATAGATTTTCAGTTGAATAAGGTGATGAAGGTACTTAAAATTGTACCTAGAAAAAACCAAAATGAAGTTTGGCTGTGTACTGTAAATGGGCTTTATCTTTATAATAAAAAAGATGAACAACTAACAAAAATTCTGAATAATAAAGCTGTTACGAATGTTTTAGAAATTGAGAATTTACTTTGGGTAGGGACTAAAAGTGGTTTACTGGTGGTAGATCAGAAAGGACAAATTGATACTGATTTTCTTGCATTAATAAAGCCAATCAATCTAAGTAATAAATCTATTATTAATTTGTTTCAAGATAAAAGGGGAAAGATTTGGATAGCTTCTTGGAAACTATTCTCTTTTAATCCAAAAACAGATGAATTTAAAATTGAAGATCAAGATTTAGAAGTATGGGATTTTCTGGAACTAGATAACGAGTTATGGTTTGCTACAACAGATGGCATTTGTGTGCTTAATCAAGAAACTCTACAGAAAAGAGTCATTAAACAAGATAGAAAGAATACAAGAGGTTTATCAGAAGATTTTTTAACTACTTTATATCAAGATAAAAAAGAAAATATTTGGATTGGTGGATTCAGAAAAGGGGCTTATTTTTATTCACCTCATAATAACCTATTCGAACTTATTTCTAAAGATTTAGGAGGTTTAGAAATCCTTCAGCACAATAGAGTAATGGATATTTATTGTGAAGATAGCACAGCAGTTTGGTTTGCCACAGATGGAGGTGGTATTTCCAAGTTAAATGTACAAACACAAGAACACCTTCCTTTAACTACTTTGTCAGCATTTAAAAACAAAGCTATTTTATCTATCAAAAGGGATAAAAAAGGCATTTTTTGGCTGTCTACATGGGGAGATGGACTATATAGTTATAACAAGGAAACCAATAAAATTAAGCAGTTTAAACATATAGAAGGAGATCCTACAACTTTTCCAGAAAATAATATTTGGCAAACTTTTGAGGACAGTGAGGGTAATTTTTGGGTGTCTATACACGAAATGGGTTTATGTCTTTTTGATACCGATAAAGGAGAAGTGATAGAGCGTATAATTCATAAACAAAAAGAGGTTGAATTTCTTACGTCATTTTATATTTTTGAAGATAGGGATAAATGTATTTATTTTTGTAATACACAGGGTTTGATAGTTTATGATTTAAAATCGAAAACTTCAAAAATCTATTTTCAAGAAGGTGGAAAACAAAACACACTTCCGGGTTACTCTGTAAATTGTGGTCTAGAAGATAGTAAAGGCAATATATGGTTGGGTACAAACAACGGTTTGGCCCTTTTTGATAAGAAGAAACAAAAGTTTTATAAAAAAGGTGGTGAACTGGGCATTAGAGGACCTAGAGTACAAGCAATAGAAGAAGACGATGAGGGTAATTTGTGGTTAGCCGTAAATAATCAGCTGGTAAAATATTCTACTTTAACGGAAGAAATTGTGGTATTTACTACCGACGATATTGGTATAAATGGAGAGTTTATTATTGGTGCATCATATACTTTGGCAAATAGACAAATGCTTTTTGGGAGTACAAATGGAGTGGTCGTTTTTAACCCGAAGAGCATCATGATCAATAAGCAAAAATCACCCGTTAAACTTGTAGATTTTTCTTTATTCAATAAAAAAGTAACCTTAGAAACAGAAGATTCACCTTTAAAACATGTTATAGATCAGACAGATAGAATTCAATTGAAACATTATCAAAATGTATTTTCTATAGATTTTAGTACACTAAACTATGTACAATCCGAACAGAATAAATACATGTATCTGTTAGAAGGTTTTGATAAAGATTGGCAGTTTATTGGTTATAAAAGATCTGCTACTTTTACAAACTTAAATGCAGGAGAATATACTTTTAGGGTAAAGGGTGCAAATAATGATGGTATTTGGAATGAAGCCAAACCACTAATAATCGAACAATTACCTCCTTTCTGGTTAACATGGTGGGCAAAACTGCTGTATGTTGTTTTGTTTATTAGCTTAATTTATTTTTTCTATCGCTTCTTAATCAACAGGCATAAACTGGAACGGGCAATAGAAATAAGTAGGATAGAAGGGCAGAAAAAAGCAGAAGTAAATAAATTTAGAGAACAATTTTTCACAAATATTTCTCACGAATTAAGAACACCATTAACGTTAATTGTTTCACCATTACAAGCAATACAAAAGGAAGGCGAGAACTATAAATTTAAAGAAAACCAACAGGTATTTAAATTAATGCATTCTAATGCAGAACGTCTGCTCAGGTTAATTAATCAGTTAATGGATTTTAGAAAGGTAGAAAATGGATTGTTAAAAGTGCAAGAAAAAAGTGGAGATATTATTCGCTTTATTAAAGATACTTCTCAGCTATATTGTTACCAAGCTCAACAAATGAAAATTGTGTTTACAATAGAAACTGCTCCTGCTTCATTATGGGTAAATTTTGACCACGATAAACTTGAGAAAATTATTCATAATTTACTTTCTAATGCTTTTAAGTATACAAGTGAAGGAGGGAATATTACAGTAAATGCTTTTTTAATTGAAAAGATTGATAGCTACTATACTTTAGAAGTAAAAGTTACAGACGATGGTGTCGGGATTGCAAAAGAAGATATTGATAATATTTTTAGTAGGTACTATATGGTAGAAAATTCTTCTGCAAAAGGAACAGGTATTGGACTTACACTTACTAAGGAACTGGTTGAACTTTGCAAAGGAAATATCAATGTAGAAAGTACTGTAGGCGAAGGAACCTCTTTTAATGTCCAACTTTCTTTTGAAGGGACATTACCTACTACATCAACCGTTAATAATGAGGAGAATAATTTCTTAATTGAAGCTCCCGATTTACCTAAAAGCAATACAGAGACAAAACAAAAACAAGCAACTATATTGGTAATTGATGATAATATAGATATACAAACCTATTTAAAAATAGAGTTATCTACTATCTACACAATTTGCCTTGCTAATAATGGTGCAGAAGGGTTGAAAGTTGCTATTGATAAAACACCAGATTTAATTATTAGTGATGTAATGATGCCTTTAATGGACGGTATGGAACTTTGTCATAAATTAAAATCAAATATTGCTACATCGCATATACCTGTTTTATTATTAACCGCAAAGCATTCAGATAAATCACATTTACAAGGACTAACACAAGGGGCAGATGAATTTATTTCGAAACCTTTTAATATTGAAATACTTAAAACTAGAATTGCATACCATCTTAAACTAAGAAAAGATTTACAACTAAAATTTAAGACAGAAGGGTTTATCAAACCAAAAGAAATAACAACATCAGACCCTGATAAAGAATTTTTAGATAAACTGTATAAACTTGTTTTTGATGAACTAGAAAATCCGGAATTTAACACCAAAGTATTGTGCGAAAAAATGGGCATGAGCAGGACGCTCTTACATACCAAATTAAAGGTACTGACAGCGTGTTCTACTGCCGAGTTTATAAAAAGTGCAAGAATGATTAACGCAGCTAAATTATTAAAAGACCAACACATACAAATTAAAGAAGTAGCGTATAGTTGTGGCTACTTAAACCCGCAACAATTTTCTAACACTTTTGTGAAATATCACGGTATGTCGCCCTCTAAATACCAAGAGCAAGAAGAAGAGGAGAAATCAAATTATCTATCAAAAAAGGCTGTTTATATAGTCAAAAACAACGATTGA